From the Xyrauchen texanus isolate HMW12.3.18 chromosome 49, RBS_HiC_50CHRs, whole genome shotgun sequence genome, one window contains:
- the LOC127640064 gene encoding nuclear factor of activated T-cells, cytoplasmic 3-like: protein MTSNYNEELDFRLIFGESSHNHNHHSLLGHTESRLDDVANCYPLFASGYHNPTRQQDSLATQSYDAPHPGSVQPMESPSRVFDCPSIQITSIPANCHQDLGADQLAGACGEGGDGSLSRDQLFLPLDPSYRDSSSLCPSPCSSLSSRSWLSDASSCESFSHVYDDVESELNEAAARVRLASPLVSPLASPLPSPLTSPQVSPQVSPLVSPFGSPGCWAAYGDDPWYCYQQQQQQPLQYQLSQSRPSSRPTSPCGKRRHSSAEVIPGLASPHLSPNATPSHSPRGSVTEETWLGGATFAPYQTLPLDIDIPSKTRRTYQTNYNQDKVSLLPGQEDSCLAEQDLANPSLISGIAVSLPCLKKGDIVEHFLAVPTHFPWAKPKQVNTPLYRSTSLPPLDCPLSSQFGQCELKMEIQPKSHHRAHYETEGSRGAIKSDSGRHPVVKLIGYNEKPVSLQMFIGTADERYIRPHLFYQVHRITGKTVVMPSQETVIANTKVLEIPLLPENNMSASIDCAGILKLRNSDIELRKGETDIGRKNTRVRAVFRVHIPQHNGKVLSLQVASVPIECSQRFAQELPQIENFSPSCGSLTGGEEMTITGPNINPESIVIFQEKGSDGKTQWEADVKAIPEKSTNTSIVVKIPPYYKKTTVSSTQVQFCVSNGKRKRSASLFFTYFSVKQEFGMRKDHATNDLAGQHPTTSPAGFITTGDPIPTDQVQPLEQWLLSGGPVCVPSSTYLNYLPQDPLYMNQQHLTDSCLSTGADVHPMFHQPSVDFTKSSYQKPQENLSYKGQSSLPNNGRSLQGGKSSQIFTEQTRSQQGKEFQGMPSEQGHNLHYLGLSLPSNQSELTNPNVDRSSLHVVDLVQSPQSSSSQVPPLTNHSILATVPSISSSTRECSKDPQPLKGTSLKVAGKSADPLGYSMSQGGEILDIKEESDERKELTLKTLGLHDITLDDVSEVIVRDLFEIPDSGDTNIVP, encoded by the exons aGTCCAGATTGGATGATGTTGCCAACTGCTACCCTCTGTTTGCTTCTGGGTACCACAATCCCACAAGACAACAGGACAGTTTGGCAACACAGTCTTATGATGCCCCTCACCCTGGTTCTGTCCAACCTATGGAGTCCCCCAGCAGGGTATTTGACTGTCCAAGCATCCAGATCACCTCGATCCCAGCCAACTGCCACCAGGACCTAGGTGCTGACCAGCTGGCAGGTGCCTGTGGGGAAGGCGGAGATGGCTCTCTATCAAGGGACCAGCTATTCCTACCACTAGATCCGTCCTACAGAGACTCATCCTCACTGTGTCCCAGTCCCTGCAGTAGCTTGTCCTCTCGCAGCTGGTTATCCGATGCCTCATCTTGTGAATCCTTCTCGCATGTCTACGATGATGTGGAGTCAGAGCTGAATGAAGCAGCTGCTCGAGTTCGGCTGGCTTCGCCTCTAGTGTCGCCACTGGCATCTCCTCTGCCATCCCCCCTGACCTCTCCCCAGGTGTCCCCTCAAGTGTCTCCACTTGTCTCCCCTTTTGGTTCTCCTGGATGTTGGGCTGCATATGGAGATGACCCTTGGTACTGTTACCAACAGCAACAGCAGCAACCTCTGCAATACCAATTGTCCCAGTCGCGGCCTTCCTCTCGGCCAACCTCGCCATGTGGAAAAAGGCGACATTCCAGTGCAGAGGTCATTCCGGGTTTGGCCTCTCCTCACCTTTCACCCAATGCCACACCCTCTCACTCTCCTCGGGGTAGTGTCACAGAGGAGACATGGTTGGGAGGTGCCACATTTGCCCCCTACCAGACCCTTCCATTGGATATTGACATCCCATCCAAAACAAGAAGGACGTATCAGACCAACTACAACCAGGATAAAGTGTCTCTGTTGCCTGGACAAGAGGACTCATGTCTTGCAGAACAAGACCTTGCAAACCCATCACTAATCTCAGGCATAGCTGTGTCTCTTCCATGTTTGAAGAAAGGGGACATAGTGGAACATTTCTTAGCCGTCCCAACGCACTTCCCTTGGGCTAAACCTAAACAAGTCAACACTCCTTTATACAG GTCCACATCTTTACCTCCACTGGATTGTCCTCTTTCCAGCCAGTTTGGCCAATGTGAGTTAAAAATGGAGATCCAACCTAAATCTCACCACAGAGCCCATTATGAGACAGAGGGCAGTCGAGGAGCCATTAAATCAGACAGCGGAAGACACCCTGTTGTGAAG CTTATAGGATACAATGAAAAACCTGTGAGCCTACAGATGTTCATCGGGACAGCAGACGAGCGTTACATCAGGCCACACCTGTTCTATCAGGTGCACAGGATAACAGGGAAAACTGTAGTGATGCCCAGTCAGGAGACTGTGATCGCCAACACCAAAGTTCTCGAAATTCCTCTCCTGCCTGAAAACAACATGTCTGCCAG CATTGACTGTGCTGGGATACTGAAACTACGGAACTCAGACATCGAGTTgcggaaaggagaaacagacatcGGCCGTAAGAACACACGTGTGCGTGCTGTATTCCGTGTTCACATCCCTCAGCACAATGGAAAAGTGCTGTCATTGCAGGTGGCCTCTGTACCCATAGAATGCT CTCAACGATTTGCTCAAGAGCTTCCCCAGATCGAGAATTTCAGTCCTTCCTGTGGATCCTTGACTGGAGGAGAGGAGATGACAATCACTGGCCCAAACATCAACCCAGAGTCAATAGTAATCTTCCAAGAAAAGGGCTCTG ATGGTAAAACACAATGGGAGGCTGATGTGAAAGCTATACCAGAAAAGAGTACAAAT ACAAGCATAGTGGTAAAGATTCCTCCATATTACAAGAAAACCACAGTTTCCTCCACCCAGGTGCAGTTCTGTGTCAGCAATGGCAAGAGGAAGAGAAGTGCCTCACTGTTCTTCACCTATTTTTCAG TGAAGCAGGAGTTTGGTATGAGGAAGGACCATGCCACTAATGATCTCGCAGGGCAACATCCCACCACATCCCCTGCAGGCTTCATTACCACCGGCGACCCAATTCCAACCGATCAGGTCCAGCCCCTCGAGCAGTGGCTGCTGTCTGGAGGACCAGTCTGTGTTCCATCTTCAACATATCTTAATTACTTACCTCAGGATCCTTTGTATATGAACCAGCAGCATCTTACAGACAGCTGTCTTAGTACTGGAGCAGACGTCCACCCTATGTTCCACCAACCATCAGTTGACTTTACCAAGTCTTCATACCAGAAACCTCAAGAGAACCTTTCTTACAAGGGACAGTCTAGTCTTCCCAATAATGGCAGATCACTGCAAGGTGGCAAGTCATCCCAAATCTTTACCGAGCAAACAAGGTCTCAACAAGGCAAAGAATTCCAAGGCATGCCTTCAGAGCAAGGCCATAATCTTCACTACCTTGGCCTTTCCTTACCTTCCAACCAGTCTGAGTTAACTAACCCAAATGTTGATAGATCTAGTCTGCACGTTGTGGATCTGGTGCAATCCCCACAGTCCTCCTCGTCCCAGGTGCCTCCTCTTACTAATCACTCCATACTTGCTACAGTGCCTTCTATCTCATCGTCTACCAGGGAGTGCTCGAAGGACCCTCAACCCCTCAAAGGTACATCTCTCAAGGTAGCCGGCAAAAGTGCAGACCCATTGGGTTACAGCATGTCACAAGGTGGAGAAATCCTTGACATTAAAGAGGAATCAGATGAAAGGAAAGAGCTAACCCTTAAGACCTTAGGACTACATGATATCACTCTTGATGACG TAAGTGAGGTCATTGTCAGAGACTTGTTTGAGATTCCAGACTCCGGTGATACCAATATCGTGCCGTAG